Within Acidimicrobiales bacterium, the genomic segment CGAGCGGCAGCCGGTCGCCAGTGTGCAGCCCTCTCGCCATGATGTCGTGCACGATGCTCTGGGCCACGTTCTCCGAGGTCTTGGCCACCCGTCTCTCGCCTTCGGAGAAACCGACCCCGTAGATGGCGTCGGCGTCCTGCCGTTCGGTGCTCACTCTCGGGCTGATGCCTCTCGCCTGACCGTCATGGTTCACCCTGTCGTCGAAGTCCGGCAGAGATGGTGGCATGCCGTGCCTCCTTCGTCCAGCATCCAGCGGGCCCGGCCCGGAGGCGCTAGGCGGCCGGCTCGGCCGACGGCCGGGCCGCGGCCTCCCCGGCCGACCGCGAACGGATCATGCGCCGGACGGCCGAGCCGTCCCGGCCCCGTCCAATTGAGCCGCGGGTGCTGGCGATGGCCACCGCCACGATGAGGGCGACCCCCTGGAACAGCGGGCTGACCCAGAACGCGCCCGCACCGAACTGGAGGCTGAGGCCCTGTATGCCGAAGGCCAGCGCGAAGTAGGCGATGAGCGTGCCCCACACATTCGGTCGCTGCGACAGCTGGGAGGCCCCGAAGAACACCGCCGCCAGCGCCGGAAACAGATAGCCCTGACCGATGTCGCTCGTGTAGGCCCCGACCTGGGCGCTGTACAGCACCCCGGCCAGCCCGGCCACCGCACCCGAGACCACGAGCGAGCTCCACACGATGCCGTCCGCCCGGATGCCGGCGAGCCGGGCCGCCTCCCGGTTGCCGCCGATGGCGAACATGCGCCGGCCCACCGGGGTGTGCTCGAGCACGAACCACATGACGGCGGCCAGGACGATCAGGTAGATGTCGAGGAACGGGATGCCTAGCACCTTGTTGTTCCCGAGGCCGACGACCGTGGTCGAGAACTTGCCGGCGATCTGGCGGTTCTGCGAGACGTACAGCTGGAAGGCGCTCAGGACCTGGGTCATGCCGAGCGTGGCGATGAGCGAGTTGACCCTCAGCTTCACCACGATGAACCCCGACACCGCCCCGATCAGCCCGCAGAACACGACGGTGCCGGCGGCCACGACGCCGAAGGGGATGGAGGCGTGCTGGGAGAACCATGCCGTCAGGACGATCGACAGCGACATCATCTCGCCGACCGACAGGTCGTAGGTGTCCGTCGTCAGCGGCACCAGGAAGGCAAGCGCCAGGACGGCGGTGACCGCACCCTGAGAGAACACCAGCTGGGTGGTCCTGACGGTCAGAAACAAGTGGAACTTGAGCGCGCCGAATAGGACCAGGAACGTCAGCCACAGGTACACCGCGCTGAATCGGGTCAGGCTTGGTGGGGCCAAGCGCCGGGAACGCGATGCCGGAGCTGCCGGCCGTTGCTCGTTCCGACGCGCCGACCCGGTGGAGGGCCCGCACTCGCCGGCCGGGGAGGCCGTGGACGAGGTCCGTGACGTGGTGAGCGTCTGTAGCGTCATCTTCTTCGCCGTCATCCTTTCGCCGCCGTGAGCTGATCGAGGTCGATCTTCTCGGGGGTCAGCTCGGGACCCCCTTCGAGGGTGCGGGCCACCCGGCCGCGGGCCATCACGAGGACCCGGTCGGAGAGGGCGGCCAGCTCGTCACTGTCGGTGGATATCAAGAGCACTGCCTTGCCTTCCGCCGCGCACCGGCGGATCACTTCGTGGATCTGGGCGCGGGCTCCGATGTCGATGCCGAGGGTGGGATCGTCGAGGACGAGCAGGCTGGGCGAAAGGCGGAGGGCTCGGGCCACGAGCACCTTCTGCTGGTTGCCGCCCGACAGGCTCGACATCGGCGCCTCGGTGCCCTGGGTCACGATTCCGAGGCTGCGGATCCATTCGTTCACTTCCTGTTGCTCCAAGCCGCGGCTGATCCGCCCGATCCGGCGGTGGCGGTCCAGGGCGGCGATGGTCGTGTTGGCCCGCACCGACATGGCCGGAAACACGCCGAACTGACCCCGCTCCCCCGGGATGGATGCCACACCGGCGGCCAGCGCCCGGCGGGGATCGCCGCCCGGGACCACCCGGCCGCCGACCGACACCGTGCCCCGCCGCGCCAGTCGGCCGCTGAGGAGCGGACCCAGCGACTCCCGGCCCGAACCGGTGATGCCGGCCACGCCGAGGATCTCGCCCGGCCGGATCGACAAGTCGACGTCCTCGACCCGGGCGCCGGAAAGGCCGGCCACCTGCAATACGGGGGCCAGCTCCGCGGCGCCGGCCCGGGCTGCGGGGCCGCCGGCCGAGCCAGCCGGCCGGTCGCGGGAGCCGGGGCCGGCGTCGGCCAGAACGTGACCGACGATCAGCTCGGTCAGCCGGTCGTGGTCGAGCTCGCCTCGGCCCACCGACGCCACCACCGACCCGTCACGCAGGACGGTGATCCGGTCCGATATCTGCAGCACCTCGTCGAGATGGTGGGACACGAGTACGACGCCATGACCTTCGGCCCGGAGCCGGCCGATCACGTCCAGAAGCCGGGCCACCTCGTCGGGAGGCAGGGCTGCGGTCGGCTCGTCCAGGACCAGCATGAGCCGCTCTCCCTCGGTGTCCATCAGCGCCCGGGCGATGGCCACCCCCGTGCGTTCGGCCAGGCTGAGCTCGCTCACCGGGACCGACACATCGCCTGAAAGACCTAACCGGTCCAGGCACAACCGGACCCGGCGGGCGCTCTCGCCCCACCGGATCCGGCGGCCCAGCCCGGTCGGGTACGGCTGGCCGAGCATCATGTTCTCGAGAACGCTGAGTGACAGGACGAGCCCCAGGTCCTGGTGGACGAAGCGCAACCCGACGGCGCGGGCCGCCGCCCCGTGGCCCAGCTGGAAGGGCCGGCCGTCGATGGTGGCCGAAGCTCCCGGGTCGGGCTCGTGGTAGCCGGAGAGGACCTTGATCAGAGTCGACTTGCCCGACCCGTTCTGGCCCACGAGGGCGTGGACCTCCCCGAAGTCGGCTCTCAGGTCGACCGACCTGAGAGCCGTCTGTCCCGGGAACGTCTTGGAGAGCCCGGTGATCTGCAATGTCACGGCGCGCCTCCTGCCCTTCTCACGGCCGTCCGGTCATCCGACCTTCCACAGCGCCTTGAACTGTTGCTCGTAGTTGGTCGGGCCGGGCCAGTTGCCGCTGTTGTCCGACAGCTGCGACCGGGCCTGCTGGGGGTTGGTCACGAGGAAGGCCTCGGGGTTGTCGCCGGCCGCCACGATGTCCGACGTCAGCGGCATCCCGACGGACAGCCGGGCCATCCAGTCGACCACGACCCACATCACGTACGGCTCCGGGAGGATCGACCAAGCGGACGACGTGCCGTCGATCATGGACTGGAGCTCGGGCTGCTGCGCCTCCTGGCCGACGATCTTCACCTTGCTGTCGAGGCCGGCCGTCTTCAGCGCCGACACTACGCCGGGGAAGAGGTCCTGGAAGGAGAGGTACACGTAGTTGACATTCGGGTGGGCCTGCAGGTACGACACCACGGCTGAGGGCGTCTGGCCGGCGCCGACCTGGGTGAGGCTGAGCGGGAGCACCCCTAGCGTGCAGGCCGGGCAATCCTGCTGGAACACCTGCTGGGCGACGGTTTGGCCGGCGTTCAGGGACGGGAAGATCGGAATGGTGACGTACACCGCGTTGGCATGCCCGTTCGAGTCGGAGATCATCCATTCCGGCAAGAGCTTGCCGGCGACGCCACTGGCAGCCACGTCCTGGGCCACCCCGTAGAGCCCATTGGCCGCCCCCTGGGGGACATCAGGCGTGTAGGCGCCGAAGATGGCAATCCCCTTCGCCTTCGCCTCTTGCAGCTGCGGGGTGATCTCGTTGAGCTGGATGCTCGTGGTGGCGATGTACTTGTTGCCCGCGTCGATCGCCTGTTGGACCGCCGGCCCGGGGGTCGCGGTGTTGTAGGTGATCACCGTGGGCTTCCAACCGAGCGCCTGCGCGGCGGCGATGAAGCCCGGGTTGAGCAGGCTGCAGGCGGTCTGCGAGCAGGTCAGGAAGGCGACCTTCGTGCCGGGCGCCGGGGCGTGGGGCAGCGGCTGCGTTTCGGGAATGGTCGAAGGCACGGTCTGCGCGGCCTTCACCGCGGCGGTGGCCGCGGCCACGCCTGAGGCACCGGTGGCGACCGCGGTGGTGCTGCTGTGCCCGGCGGAGGCGGCTGAGGGCGAAGCAGCGGACGCCGACGAGGACTTGGAACCTGACGAGCAGGCGGCCAGCCCGGTGAGGCACGCCAGACCGAGCGCGACTGCTAAGAGATGACGGGACTTCATCGAGAGATACCCCCCATGGGTCAGTGGCCGCTGGAGCCGTTCGAGCGGCGAAGGAACGGACTCTCCGGTTCCGGTGAACGGGTCCGTTTCCCTTGATCGAAGTGTGACTCCTGATCCGGCCTAAGTCAAGGGATTACTTAAAATGATTATGATGATCTTGCTCGACCGCTGGTCCGGCGGCCGGCACATCCCACTCGAGCGGGAGGGCCAGGATGGAGATCTGCCCCCCATGGGCCAGCACCTCGCGATCCGGTCTGATGCGGTAGTCCGGGATGCGCTTATGCCATTCCTCGATGGCGATGCACAGCTCGGCCCGGGCCAGGTGCGACCCGAGGCAGCGGTGCTCGCTCGCCCCGAAGGCGATGTGCCGGTTGGGCGAGCGGTCCAGCCGCACCTCTTGAGGATTCTCGAACACGTCGGGGTCGCGCGTGGCCGACTGGATGCTGAGCAGCACCATGTCGTCCTTCTTCATGGGACAGCCGTGGAAATCGACGTCTTGTTTGACCTTCCGCGCCATGCTCACGATCGGGTACGCCCGCAGGAACTCCTCCACCGCGCTCGGGATGATCGACGGATCCCGGACGACCCACTCCCGGTCTGTGGGGTGTGCTGCCAGGTGCCAGAAGCACCAGCCCAGCACGCTCTTGGTGGTGTCGAGCGATCCGAAGGCGAGTGTCATACAAGTGTCGAGCAATTCCTCGGAGTCGATCGGGCGGTCGTCGATCGTCACGCCCATGAGATGGGTGAGGAAGTCCTCGGCCGGGTCGAGCGGCTGCTTCTCGCGATCCTTTACCAGTTCGGAGAAGTAGGCCTTGATGTCGTTCATGGCTCCCACCGGGTCCAAACCCACCGCCGTAACGGTGCCCGAGATCCGGTTGGCGCAGTTGATCAGGAAGGGCACGTCGGTTTCCGGCAGGTGGGCCGCGGAGGCGAAGGTCAGGGCCGGGAGGTAGTCGCCTATGGAGGTCATGAAGTCGGTGGCCCCCTCGGCGACCAGCCCGTCCACCAACCGGGCCGCGTAAGCGCGGACGGTCGGTGTGAGATCGGCCACCGCCTTCGGCGAGAACCAACGGTTGAGCGGCGACCGATACTTCATGTGTACCGGTGGATCGGTGTACGAAGGCAGGAAGCGGTAGGCCGGGTCGGGGTCGGTCGGCACAATCGAGTGGTTGCCGAAGATCTCGGGGGTCTGGAAGGCCTCGCGGATGTCGGCGTAGCGGGTGAGCACCCAATAGCCCTGGGCCTCCGTGTTCCAGAACCACCGGTGCCGTTCCCGCAGCTCGTCTATCTCCCGGAAGTGCGACCCGGGAGGGCCCACCTTCGCACTGAGGTCAAGATCGACTATCGGGTAGTCGGCCATACGTCCCCCTCCCTCTCGTGACGTTAGCTGAAGCCTAAGGATCCTGTGGACAGGAAGTCAATACTCATTATAATGATTCGCATATGAATGCCGGGGGGTCCGTCGAGGAGTTCGCGAACCAGGCGCGTAGGTGGCTTGAAACTGTGGCCAAGCACCGTTCCGACCCCGTTGCCACTGGCTGGGCCGAAGGGTCCGACGATGTTTCGGTCTTCCATGACCTCACCGAGGACCAGGAACGCCTGCTGCTGCACGAAGCGATGGCATGGCAGCGGTTGAAGTTCGACGCCGGTTACGGAGCCATCTCGTGGCCGGAGGAGTTCGGGGGGCTCGGGCGGCCGGCGGAGTATGAAACGGCGTTCCGCCGGGTGGAGGCGGAATTCGAGGTGCCGCCGGGCCACGAGACCTTCTCGGTGACGGTCGGCCTCGTAGCCCCGACCGTCCGTGAGTTCGGGACGGAGCAACAGCGACAGGTCCTGATCCCCCGCTTCCTGCGGACCGAGGAGCTCTGCTGCCAGCTGTTCTCCGAGCCGGGGGCCGGGTCCGACCTGGCCTCGCTCTCGACGCGGGCCGAGCGCGACGGCGACTCGTGGGTGGTCCGAGGGCAGAAGGTGTGGAGCTCGGGTGCCCAGTTCTCGGCGTGGGGCGAGCTGATCGCCCGGACCGACGGGGGCGCCAAGCACGCCGGGCTCACCGCCTTCATGGTTCCTATGGACCTCCCGGGCGTGACGGTGAGACCCATCCGCCAGATGTCCGGAGGGTCCAGCTTCAACGAGGTGTTCCTCGACGACGTCCGGCTGCCCGACCGTCTTCGCCTGGGTGAGGTGGGCCAGGGCTGGAAGGTCGCGTTGACGACCCTCGGCTTTGAACGGGCCGGCAGTGGCGGCGGGCGGTCGGTGGGGGGTTCGTGGGAGCAGTTGCTGGCGCTGGCTCGCCATCTCGGCCGGAACGACGACCCGGTCGTGCGCCAGGAGCTGGCCCGCTGTTTCGCCAACGAACGGGTCCGCGGCTTCGTACGGGCGCGGGTCGAGCAGAACGCCGAGGCTGGCGGCGCTCCGGGGCCGGAAGGCTCGATAGGGAAGCTGCTGTGGACCCGGTCGCTGGCCGAGATCTCGCACATCGCGGGCGAACTGCTGGGTCCGCGCCTGACCGCCGACAGCGGCGAGTGGGGAACCTGGGCGTGGACCGCTCACGTCCTCGGCGCTCCCGGCTACCGCATCGCCGGCGGTTCGGACGAGATCCAGCACAACATCATCGCCGAGCGGGTGCTGAGGCTCCCGCGTGACCCGCGGCCCGTCATGGCCGCGCCCGAGGAGACGGACAAATGACCACGACCGCGCCGAAGCACCCCGCTGTGGAGGCGCCCGCCGACGCGTCCCGCCGGCCCCGGGCCCGCCGCGGCCCGCTCGCAGGTATCCGGGTCGCCGACTTCTGCTGGATGGGGGTGGG encodes:
- a CDS encoding acyl-CoA dehydrogenase family protein translates to MNAGGSVEEFANQARRWLETVAKHRSDPVATGWAEGSDDVSVFHDLTEDQERLLLHEAMAWQRLKFDAGYGAISWPEEFGGLGRPAEYETAFRRVEAEFEVPPGHETFSVTVGLVAPTVREFGTEQQRQVLIPRFLRTEELCCQLFSEPGAGSDLASLSTRAERDGDSWVVRGQKVWSSGAQFSAWGELIARTDGGAKHAGLTAFMVPMDLPGVTVRPIRQMSGGSSFNEVFLDDVRLPDRLRLGEVGQGWKVALTTLGFERAGSGGGRSVGGSWEQLLALARHLGRNDDPVVRQELARCFANERVRGFVRARVEQNAEAGGAPGPEGSIGKLLWTRSLAEISHIAGELLGPRLTADSGEWGTWAWTAHVLGAPGYRIAGGSDEIQHNIIAERVLRLPRDPRPVMAAPEETDK
- a CDS encoding cytochrome P450 is translated as MADYPIVDLDLSAKVGPPGSHFREIDELRERHRWFWNTEAQGYWVLTRYADIREAFQTPEIFGNHSIVPTDPDPAYRFLPSYTDPPVHMKYRSPLNRWFSPKAVADLTPTVRAYAARLVDGLVAEGATDFMTSIGDYLPALTFASAAHLPETDVPFLINCANRISGTVTAVGLDPVGAMNDIKAYFSELVKDREKQPLDPAEDFLTHLMGVTIDDRPIDSEELLDTCMTLAFGSLDTTKSVLGWCFWHLAAHPTDREWVVRDPSIIPSAVEEFLRAYPIVSMARKVKQDVDFHGCPMKKDDMVLLSIQSATRDPDVFENPQEVRLDRSPNRHIAFGASEHRCLGSHLARAELCIAIEEWHKRIPDYRIRPDREVLAHGGQISILALPLEWDVPAAGPAVEQDHHNHFK
- a CDS encoding ABC transporter permease; this translates as MTLQTLTTSRTSSTASPAGECGPSTGSARRNEQRPAAPASRSRRLAPPSLTRFSAVYLWLTFLVLFGALKFHLFLTVRTTQLVFSQGAVTAVLALAFLVPLTTDTYDLSVGEMMSLSIVLTAWFSQHASIPFGVVAAGTVVFCGLIGAVSGFIVVKLRVNSLIATLGMTQVLSAFQLYVSQNRQIAGKFSTTVVGLGNNKVLGIPFLDIYLIVLAAVMWFVLEHTPVGRRMFAIGGNREAARLAGIRADGIVWSSLVVSGAVAGLAGVLYSAQVGAYTSDIGQGYLFPALAAVFFGASQLSQRPNVWGTLIAYFALAFGIQGLSLQFGAGAFWVSPLFQGVALIVAVAIASTRGSIGRGRDGSAVRRMIRSRSAGEAAARPSAEPAA
- a CDS encoding substrate-binding domain-containing protein, whose amino-acid sequence is MKSRHLLAVALGLACLTGLAACSSGSKSSSASAASPSAASAGHSSTTAVATGASGVAAATAAVKAAQTVPSTIPETQPLPHAPAPGTKVAFLTCSQTACSLLNPGFIAAAQALGWKPTVITYNTATPGPAVQQAIDAGNKYIATTSIQLNEITPQLQEAKAKGIAIFGAYTPDVPQGAANGLYGVAQDVAASGVAGKLLPEWMISDSNGHANAVYVTIPIFPSLNAGQTVAQQVFQQDCPACTLGVLPLSLTQVGAGQTPSAVVSYLQAHPNVNYVYLSFQDLFPGVVSALKTAGLDSKVKIVGQEAQQPELQSMIDGTSSAWSILPEPYVMWVVVDWMARLSVGMPLTSDIVAAGDNPEAFLVTNPQQARSQLSDNSGNWPGPTNYEQQFKALWKVG
- a CDS encoding sugar ABC transporter ATP-binding protein, encoding MTLQITGLSKTFPGQTALRSVDLRADFGEVHALVGQNGSGKSTLIKVLSGYHEPDPGASATIDGRPFQLGHGAAARAVGLRFVHQDLGLVLSLSVLENMMLGQPYPTGLGRRIRWGESARRVRLCLDRLGLSGDVSVPVSELSLAERTGVAIARALMDTEGERLMLVLDEPTAALPPDEVARLLDVIGRLRAEGHGVVLVSHHLDEVLQISDRITVLRDGSVVASVGRGELDHDRLTELIVGHVLADAGPGSRDRPAGSAGGPAARAGAAELAPVLQVAGLSGARVEDVDLSIRPGEILGVAGITGSGRESLGPLLSGRLARRGTVSVGGRVVPGGDPRRALAAGVASIPGERGQFGVFPAMSVRANTTIAALDRHRRIGRISRGLEQQEVNEWIRSLGIVTQGTEAPMSSLSGGNQQKVLVARALRLSPSLLVLDDPTLGIDIGARAQIHEVIRRCAAEGKAVLLISTDSDELAALSDRVLVMARGRVARTLEGGPELTPEKIDLDQLTAAKG